Part of the Mycolicibacterium mengxianglii genome is shown below.
GGTTGCGTACCACTCGTTATCGCGGAACCGACACCGCCACCATGATCTACGACCAGTTGCCCATCAACGATGTCTTCCGCAGACTCTCCGACGATGCCGTGATCGGTGCAATGGACCTGCGCGGGTCGTCGCGGCCGTACTTCTTCGTACTCCGCCGCGACGACTCGCTTCCGGTGGTTTAGCTACCCCTGGGCCGACAGGGCCGGCATCACCAGGCCGGCGATCTCGGCCATGATCGGACGGAATCCTTCGGCGTCTGGGTCGTCGCCTGCCGACCGGATCATCACCGACAGCACGATGTTCCGGCCGTCAGGACCAAAGCCCACGCCGACGTCATTGGTGCTGCCGTAGTCGCCACTGCCGGTCTTGTCGGCCAGAACCCAGCCGGGGGGCAGCCCGGGCCGCAAGCTCGACGTGGCGTTGGCAGTCATCCAGTCGACGAGCTGCGTGCGGCCGGCGTCACCCAACACCGCCCCGGTCAGCACGTCACGGTAGCCGTTGCCGAGCGCCGCCGGTGTGCTGGTGTCCCGAAGGTCCCCAGGCACTGCCGAATTCAGTTCGGTCTCCCACCGGTCGAGCCGAGTCTCGTTGTCGCCGATACTGCGTGCGAAATCAGTGACAGCTTGAGGTCCGCCGATCGCACGCAGCAGGTAGTTCGCGGCAGCATTGTCGCTGCGCTGCAATGCCGCAGCGCACAGCTCCGCCACTGTGATGGTCTGCCCGACCCGCGTTTCGGTAATCGGCGAATTCGGCAGCAGGTCAGCGGCATTCACGACGACGGTGTCGGTCAAAGCCAGCTCACCCCGTTCAGCCTTCTGGAGTATCCGCCCGGCGGCGTAGGTCTTGAAGCTCGAGCACATGGCGAATCGCTCGGTGTCGCGGTGGGTGACGGTGCGGCCCGACTGCAGGTCGACAGCGAAGACGCCGATGACCGCGCCGTGTTGTCGCTCGAGTTCGGCCAGGCGCTGGTCCACCGGGGTGCCAGGTTGGGCGTGGGCGATGGGGCCACCGACTGAAGCGAGCGCGGTGAAGGCAAGGCCGGCGGTCAGTAGTTCTCGACGGGAAAGTGTGACCATAGCCCCACCCTAGACCGCCAGCCTCCGAAGCCGTTGCGGTAGTGAACGTTTGGTGGCGTTCTGCCCCAGGACCGCGCCGCCGAACTGCCTGGTCAGCAGGTTGCGGGCGACGGCATTGACCTCTTCCAACGTGACCGCATCGATCTGCTCCAGCGTGTGCGACAGGCTGCGGTGCTGACCGTAGTTGAGCTCACTGCGCCCGATCCGATGCATCCGCGAGGCCGAATCCTCGAGACCCAACACCATTCCGCCGCGCAAGGAACCCTTGGCGATCCGGCACTCGTTCTCGGTGATGCCGTCACGGGCCACCGCATCAAGCACATCGGTGGTCACGGTGATCACGTCGTCGAATCGTTCCGGCAGACAGGCGGCGTACACCGACAGCGCTCCGGTATCGGAGAACGTGTCCACCGACGAATACACCGAGTAGGCCAACCCGCGGGCTTCCCGGATCTGTTGAAACAGCCGCGAACTCAAGCCACCACCCAGGGCGGTGTTCAACACGGTGAGCGCCCACCGGTGCTCCCAGTGCCGACCCGGCGCACGTACGCCCAGTAGCAGGTGCGTCTGTTCGGCATCGCGCTGCACCACCTGCAGCACGGGTCGCCCACCGACGCGGCCCGTGCCCTTACGTGGCTGCTGCGGATCTTTGCCCTTTTTCAACCGGCGACCGAAATGCTCACGCACCAGCGCCACCACTTCGTC
Proteins encoded:
- the bla gene encoding class A beta-lactamase, with protein sequence MVTLSRRELLTAGLAFTALASVGGPIAHAQPGTPVDQRLAELERQHGAVIGVFAVDLQSGRTVTHRDTERFAMCSSFKTYAAGRILQKAERGELALTDTVVVNAADLLPNSPITETRVGQTITVAELCAAALQRSDNAAANYLLRAIGGPQAVTDFARSIGDNETRLDRWETELNSAVPGDLRDTSTPAALGNGYRDVLTGAVLGDAGRTQLVDWMTANATSSLRPGLPPGWVLADKTGSGDYGSTNDVGVGFGPDGRNIVLSVMIRSAGDDPDAEGFRPIMAEIAGLVMPALSAQG
- a CDS encoding M16 family metallopeptidase, coding for MLRPPAPRVSDSAPDVSHVRRTTLPGGLRVVTEFVPSVRSASVGVWVGVGSRDEGPTVAGAAHFLEHLLFKSTPTRSAVEIAQAVDAVGGELNAFTAKEHTCYYAHVLDNDLALAVDLVADVVLNGRCAVEDVEIERDVVLEEIAMHDDDPEDALGEVFLSAMFGDHPVGRPVIGSVDSISSMTRAQLHSFHLRRYTPERMVVAVAGNIDHDEVVALVREHFGRRLKKGKDPQQPRKGTGRVGGRPVLQVVQRDAEQTHLLLGVRAPGRHWEHRWALTVLNTALGGGLSSRLFQQIREARGLAYSVYSSVDTFSDTGALSVYAACLPERFDDVITVTTDVLDAVARDGITENECRIAKGSLRGGMVLGLEDSASRMHRIGRSELNYGQHRSLSHTLEQIDAVTLEEVNAVARNLLTRQFGGAVLGQNATKRSLPQRLRRLAV